One window of the Benincasa hispida cultivar B227 chromosome 3, ASM972705v1, whole genome shotgun sequence genome contains the following:
- the LOC120073374 gene encoding la-related protein 6A → MAGDEPPTTSSNAAVSSSVAESILSPPPRDPVGSPSRDVPETQSLISEDDHDQGPRESHDHGHEPAVKPAVLPEDLKQRIVKQVEYYFSDENLPTDKHLLGLIKKNKEGFVPIAIIAAFKRMKKLTQDHSFITAALRESSVLVISSNGKKVKRLHPIPLPETRDPKLFTILVENLPEDHSEENIKRIFGAAGRIRSITICDPHVVEKLGKSSKGDVLISNKLHALVEYETLEASEKAVATLNDEQDWRNGMRVKPLKHLSKHGQRKQHWRGPDPDKNSTGRITDQSGPDKNIPGRTTDQNGDEEIHNVNEHHDDVPDEEEGDHQHKDKHGHRGRNQGRTRRQKYKGVNGMGHGTTTSAHHIELSKPPPGPKMPDGTRGFTMGRGRPPTSNQGT, encoded by the exons ATGGCCGGCGATGAGCCTCCGACTACCTCCTCCAACGCCGCTGTCTCTTCCTCCGTCGCCGAGTCCATCCTCTCTCCTCCACCTCGAGATCCCGTCGGATCACCCAGTCGCGATGTGCCGGAAACTCAATCATTGATATCCGAAGACGATCATGACCAGGGACCCAGGGAGAGTCACGATCACGGTCACGAACCCGCAGTTAAACCCGCTGTTCTCCCGGAGGATCTGAAACAAAGGATCGTTAAGCAG GTAGAGTACTACTTCAGCGATGAAAACTTGCCCACCGATAAACACTTGTTGGGATTAATCAAAAAGAACAAGGAGGGTTTTG TTCCTATAGCTATTATTGCTGCCTTCAAGAGAATGAAAAAACTTACTCAAGATCATTCATTTATCACTGCTGCCCTGAGGGAATCCTCTGTTCTT GTCATAAGTTCTAATGGGAAGAAAGTCAAGCGACTCCATCCTATTCCATTACCTGAGACTAGGGATCCTAAG TTATTTACTATTTTGGTAGAAAATCTACCTGAGGATCATTCAGAGGAGAATATCAAACGAATATTTGGAGCAGCTGGACG caTAAGAAGCATCACCATTTGTGACCCACATGTGGTAGAGAAGTTGGGGAAAAGCAGCAAGGGTGATGTGCTGATCAGTAATAAG TTGCATGCTCTTGTGGAGTATGAGACTCTGGAGGCTTCTGAGAAAGCT GTGGCTACTTTAAATGATGAACAAGATTGGAGAAATGGCATGCGGGTTAAGCCTCTCAAGCATCTG AGTAAGCATGGCCAGAGGAAACAACATTGGCGAGGACCTGATCCTGACAAAAACAGCACTGGGAGAATAACTGATCAGAGTGGTCCTGACAAGAACATCCCTGGGCGAACAACTGATCAGAATGGTGATGAAGAAATTCACAACGTAAATGAGCATCATGACGATGTGCCTGATGAGGAG GAGGGGGATCATCAACACAAAGACAAACATGGACATAGAGGTCGAAATCAAGGACGAACTAGAAGACAAAAGTACAAGGGCGTCAATGGAATGG GTCATGGAACTACAACTTCTGCCCATCACATTGAACTTTCGAAGCCACCCCCTGGCCCGAAAATGCCTGATGGAACTCGGGGGTTCACGATGGGGCGTGGCCGACCTCCAACTTCCAACCAAGGCACATAG
- the LOC120073031 gene encoding uncharacterized protein LOC120073031 yields the protein MTTFSNPEKGIYCYKVMPFGLKNAGATYQRAMQKVFDDMLHKHVKCYVDDFVVKIKRRHDHLKDQRTVFDRLRKYQLKMNPLKCAFSYDIVYVPQRAVKRQALANFLADHPVPSDWELSEDLLDDEVLFTETSGSWVMFFDGTTRKRGVGAGIILISPEKHILSYSFALAELCSNNVAEYQALIIGLQMALEIGVACIEISSDSKLIINQLLCQYEVKHDDLKPYFTYAHQLMEKFESVVLEHVPRIENKKADALVNLATTLTDLDNVPFNISLWRR from the exons ATGACGACATTTTCTAACCCTGAGAAAGGGATATATTGTTACAAGGTAATGCCCTTCGGGTTGAAGAACGCTGGTGCTACTTATCAACGTGCCATGCAGAAGGTGTTTGACGATATGTTGCACAAACACGTGAAGTGCTATGTGGATGACTTTGTGGTGAAGATCAAGCGACGACATGACCATTTGAAAGATCAAAGAACCGTGTTCGATCGCCTGCGAAagtaccagttgaagatgaacCCCCTCAAATGTGCGTTCAGC TACGACATTGTTTATGTACCGCAAAGGGCAGTTAAAAGGCAGGCATTGGCTAATTTCCTGGCAGATCACCCAGTTCCATCGGATTGGGAGTTAAGTGAAGACTTGCTCGATGACGAAGTTCTCTTCACAGAAACCTCAGGGTCGTGGGTCATGTTCTTTGACGGTACGACACGAAAAAGGGGTGTGGGGGCAGGTATCATCCTCATTTCTCCAGAAAAGCACATACTGTCTTATAGCTTCGCACTTGCCGAGTTATGCTCAAACAACGTCGCTGAATACCAAGCCTTGATAATTGGTCTCCAAATGGCCTTAGAGATTGGAGTAGCTTGTATAGAAATCTCCAGTGactcaaagttgataatcaatcAACTCTTATGCCAGTACGAGGTGAAACATGACGACTTGAAACCCTACTTCACTTATGCTCACCAGTTGATGGAGAAGTTCGAAAGCGTGGTGTTGGAACATGTCCCGAGGATAGAGAACAAGAAAGCGGATGCCTTGGTAAACCTAGCCACTACCTTAACAGACCTGGATAATGTGCCGTTTAATATATCGCTGTGGCGGAGATAG